From Desulfobacterales bacterium, a single genomic window includes:
- a CDS encoding TonB family protein, producing the protein MGNSKLFLKIGFILSFIFHLAVFNIIYSAESDISNKKNYKKSLLIPIEISKPNIPKPEPKPEPKPEIKPDPPKPPPPPKKIVKVTKKTKISKKEKIIPKPQSHTKPKDDKPQEEVKPVFGVTKDTISDSSNSGIGVRTGNTLMKEQEEEYTPPEDVKPYNSDYTEPTPLKVIPLFELSTLPSYKKQAKPEYPKALMKDEIEGKVMLSVTINEEGHVVDVKVKLSDHELFSKSAIIAIQKCLFEPATINGKPVATIIDIPIKFVLDM; encoded by the coding sequence ATGGGCAACTCAAAGTTATTTCTTAAAATAGGTTTTATTCTATCCTTTATATTCCATTTAGCGGTATTTAATATTATTTATTCAGCCGAATCAGATATATCCAATAAAAAAAATTACAAAAAATCGTTATTAATTCCTATTGAAATTTCAAAACCTAATATTCCCAAACCAGAGCCTAAGCCTGAACCTAAACCAGAAATCAAGCCAGACCCCCCTAAACCTCCACCTCCACCTAAAAAAATTGTTAAAGTAACAAAAAAAACTAAAATATCGAAAAAAGAAAAAATTATTCCGAAGCCTCAAAGTCATACAAAACCTAAAGATGATAAACCCCAGGAAGAAGTAAAGCCTGTATTTGGAGTAACTAAAGATACTATTTCCGATAGTTCGAATTCAGGTATTGGAGTTAGAACCGGAAATACTTTAATGAAAGAACAGGAAGAAGAATATACCCCTCCAGAAGATGTAAAACCCTATAACTCTGATTATACGGAACCTACTCCTTTAAAAGTTATACCTTTATTTGAACTAAGTACTTTACCGTCATACAAAAAACAAGCTAAACCCGAGTATCCTAAAGCTTTAATGAAGGATGAAATAGAAGGAAAAGTAATGCTTAGCGTTACAATAAATGAAGAAGGACATGTAGTTGATGTAAAAGTAAAATTATCCGATCATGAATTGTTTTCTAAATCCGCCATAATTGCTATACAGAAATGCTTGTTTGAGCCCGCCACTATAAATGGAAAGCCTGTTGCCACAATAATAGATATCCCCATAAAATTTGTTTTAGATATGTAG